One genomic segment of Devosia sp. includes these proteins:
- a CDS encoding EAL domain-containing protein: MQALVYLFIALAGAGFGALAYFGLAFTPATAILVGLVFSAIGVIFMERVLRQRAENRLEKAIQDLSRLLATDAQAGAVLGQRINALTDLNPGQRLETVEADISVLGTVIRQVAEAVAEMEDKAARNSAAPAAMSVPRAVEPTALRPPPAAPAEEPGPAIPLEMLRQALEENRLVFHIQPIVRLPQRRPVAYELVPRLMLEDGELAGAVDFMPRRKGGDLVVRIEAAALVEAIAIARRSRTGGQPVTLYLPLSGASLDDEDAAEQLLAVLDANRSVAPGLVFLVTESDWSAMSPRQKSVAAGIARKGAGFSIAAMRSLRADMADLAASGVRSLRVDGARFIETPETYTDFHVSDISGYLKRFEIQLIVTNIAGERQIVELLDSDITLVQGDYLAPPGPVRPDLSFDSQRSVGAQPARRAESL; the protein is encoded by the coding sequence TATCTTTTCATCGCACTAGCGGGTGCCGGTTTCGGTGCGCTGGCCTATTTCGGCCTGGCTTTCACCCCGGCAACGGCGATTCTGGTTGGCCTGGTCTTTTCTGCCATCGGCGTCATCTTCATGGAGCGCGTGCTGCGCCAGCGCGCCGAGAATCGCCTGGAAAAGGCCATTCAGGATCTGTCGCGCCTATTGGCCACCGATGCCCAGGCCGGCGCCGTGCTCGGCCAGCGCATCAACGCTCTGACCGATCTCAATCCCGGCCAGCGCCTCGAGACCGTGGAGGCCGATATTTCCGTTCTGGGTACGGTCATTCGTCAGGTCGCGGAGGCCGTGGCCGAAATGGAAGACAAGGCGGCCCGCAACAGTGCTGCCCCGGCCGCCATGTCCGTGCCGCGCGCCGTCGAGCCGACCGCCCTGCGCCCGCCGCCGGCGGCGCCGGCCGAAGAACCCGGGCCCGCCATTCCGCTCGAAATGCTGCGCCAGGCGCTCGAGGAAAATCGCCTGGTCTTTCACATCCAGCCCATCGTGCGGCTGCCGCAAAGGCGGCCGGTGGCCTATGAACTGGTGCCGCGCCTGATGCTCGAAGATGGCGAACTGGCCGGCGCAGTCGATTTCATGCCGCGCCGCAAGGGTGGCGATCTTGTGGTGCGTATCGAGGCGGCGGCACTGGTCGAGGCCATTGCCATCGCCCGCCGCTCGCGCACCGGCGGCCAGCCGGTCACGCTCTATCTGCCACTGTCCGGAGCCAGCCTCGACGACGAAGACGCCGCCGAGCAACTGCTGGCCGTGCTTGATGCCAATCGCAGCGTGGCGCCGGGCCTGGTGTTTCTCGTCACCGAAAGCGACTGGTCCGCCATGTCGCCGCGCCAGAAGTCGGTCGCGGCCGGCATTGCCCGCAAGGGCGCCGGGTTTTCCATTGCCGCGATGCGTTCGCTGCGGGCCGACATGGCCGATCTGGCGGCCTCGGGCGTGCGCTCGCTGCGCGTCGACGGCGCCCGCTTCATCGAAACGCCCGAAACCTATACAGATTTCCACGTCTCCGATATTTCCGGCTATCTCAAGCGCTTCGAGATCCAGCTGATCGTCACCAATATTGCCGGCGAGCGGCAGATCGTCGAACTGCTCGACAGCGACATAACCCTGGTGCAGGGCGATTATCTCGCGCCGCCCGGGCCTGTCCGGCCCGATCTCAGTTTCGACAGCCAGCGCAGCGTCGGCGCTCAGCCCGCTCGCCGTGCCGAAAGCTTGTAG